Proteins from a single region of Phycisphaeraceae bacterium D3-23:
- a CDS encoding PilT/PilU family type 4a pilus ATPase → MSSFHIDRLLDTVIRQEASDLHLTVGKPPTVRMRGRLIELKTRDLETADTTSLMKAISPERAQTELQEEGGSDFGFAYGDQDDPDNSARFRVSIFKQKGSVSLVLRRIPNRLLDIDHIGLPPIVKDLIRRPRGLFLVTGPTGSGKTTTLASMIDHVNINLDRHIITVEDPIEYYQPHKRSIVNQREVGVDVPSFSEALRRALRQDPDIILVGEMRDLETIESAITAAETGHLVFGTLHTSGAASTINRIVDAFPTTQQAQIRIQLSTCLMAVLSQTLIKRIDKKGMCASYEFMLVTPAIAHLIRDNKSFRIDSAIQTGKKFGMQLLDDHLWSQYEQGMISAEDMIDRAKNAEQLIDKVHRAGGQVGRPELDDTTATPAAAAE, encoded by the coding sequence TGCTCGACACCGTCATCCGCCAAGAGGCGAGCGACCTGCACCTCACCGTGGGCAAGCCCCCGACGGTCCGCATGCGTGGCCGGCTCATCGAGCTCAAGACGCGCGACCTCGAGACCGCCGACACGACCTCGCTCATGAAGGCCATCTCCCCCGAGCGCGCCCAGACCGAGCTCCAGGAAGAAGGCGGCAGCGACTTCGGCTTCGCCTACGGCGACCAGGACGACCCGGACAACTCCGCACGCTTCCGCGTCTCCATCTTCAAGCAGAAGGGCTCGGTCTCGCTGGTCCTCAGACGGATCCCCAACCGCCTGCTCGACATCGACCACATCGGCCTGCCGCCAATCGTCAAAGACCTCATCCGCCGGCCCCGAGGGCTCTTCCTCGTCACCGGCCCGACCGGCTCGGGCAAGACGACCACCCTCGCGTCGATGATCGACCACGTCAACATCAACCTCGACCGCCACATCATCACGGTCGAAGACCCGATCGAGTATTACCAGCCCCATAAACGATCCATCGTCAATCAGCGCGAGGTCGGCGTCGACGTGCCTTCCTTCTCCGAAGCCCTGCGACGTGCGCTTCGCCAAGACCCCGACATCATCCTCGTCGGCGAGATGCGCGACCTCGAGACCATCGAATCCGCCATCACCGCGGCCGAGACGGGCCACCTCGTGTTCGGCACGCTGCACACCTCAGGCGCGGCCTCCACGATCAACCGCATCGTCGACGCCTTCCCCACCACCCAGCAGGCACAGATCCGCATCCAGCTCTCGACGTGCCTCATGGCGGTACTCTCGCAGACCCTCATCAAGCGGATCGATAAGAAGGGCATGTGCGCTTCCTACGAGTTTATGCTCGTGACCCCCGCGATCGCCCACCTCATCCGCGACAACAAATCCTTCCGCATCGACTCGGCGATCCAGACCGGCAAAAAGTTCGGGATGCAGCTCCTGGATGACCACCTCTGGAGCCAGTACGAGCAAGGCATGATTTCCGCGGAAGACATGATCGACCGGGCCAAGAACGCCGAACAACTGATCGACAAGGTCCACCGCGCCGGCGGACAGGTCGGCCGACCCGAGCTCGACGACACTACCGCGACCCCCGCCGCAGCGGCTGAGTAG